The nucleotide window TGTCAATTGGATCGGTTAGATCGGTTTAAACATGATAAGCATCCTTTGTGGTTCGGCTTCGTGATCATGTTTGATATTGAAAAAGCCAAGTGCACAACAACATCGAGTTGTCTAAGACTCTTCTGTCATCCGCGATATGATATCTCTCAACTGGACATACCGCAGTTCTGTTCGAAGAAGCTCCACCGTGTGGTCATCTTTGGTGATTTCGAGGGAAGGAAATCTCGTAGTTACAGATTTAATGTGAGTGACAGGTGAATCAATTGCTAACATCTACAAAGCACGCTAGCAAATAGAAGTCTTCTATCGCTGGATCAAGTAGCTTTTAGTAATCCCGACCTTTGCACACCAGAAATTACCGTTCATGGACAACTATTCTTTACAATGATCGTGTTTGTGCTGCTAAAATAGCTATTTGATCAGGCTGAGCCATTGTCACGTCATGTGAAACTTTTGTTTGTTTGATTTACTAGCTTGCTTTTACTGGGGAGATTACCGATTAAATGGGGATGCACATCAAAAGCATGCTTTATGTGGAATATAAATCTATTTAAATTACAAATTTCGGTTATTGAATAGACCTGAAGACAAAGGTTATTTTGTAAATATAAAAAGCATTCCCATGATATTAGGAATGCCGTAAAATGAGTCTTAAATTATTTAACATCTCCAGTTGACAAAACTGGTTTTTCACTTCCTTCCCAGGGGAGATGTCCGAAAAAATCCTCCAAATCCCTGTTCAATGCAATCATATCTTCGATAGTTTTAGGATTGTTGGTTTCGATAATTGTGTTTAGGTTCTCTAAGTGCAGATCAATTTTATTAAGGATTTCTTCAACTACTTCATTTAATCCAGTCTTGCTGTCATCCCAAAATTTTGTAATTGCATCGGAATAGGAACTAATTACGTTTTCCTTCTCCAATGTTTTAACTACCACTTTAGCAAGTCTTTTTTTCCACCCATCCCCGAAGAGAGAAGATGCAATAGCAAACACTCCCAATGCTAATGCGATACCAATAGTGATTGGACCACCGATCATTGCTACGAAAGAAGCCGCTGCTGCAGTGCCGCCTACTGAAATTCCTAATGCGCTGAGTAAGCTGACTCCTTTTGCCACAAGAATATAGCCGCCAAGATTGCCTACAGTAGCCGCCCATAATCCTAAACCACCAAGTATACTTGCCCCAGCAATTCCACCCGCGAGTGCACCTTTAAAATCAAATGGAATTTGGACGTTACCGACAGTTATCTTACTTAATGAGTTTACTTTCTTCTCAACATCCTCAAAAAATTGAGTCAACATCGTGTTGAATTCTGAAACACTACCTTTTAGTATCTCTTGCATTTTCGCATAATAGAGATCAGATATGTTAGAAAGAAGATACTCTTTAGCTTGTTTTTTATCGTATTTTTTCTCATTAATTAAGTCCACAATAAACTTTTCGGTTATGTTTTCCTTTTCCCAGAGTTTTATTTCAAGTATGTTGTTTTCATGAGATTTATCAATGAAAGAGATGAGTTGGTTTCGAAGAGAATTAATTTCGTCGAATTTATGAGGTTTTTCTCTGACAGCTTTCTCATACTCTTTTTTGGAGTTTTCACGGTCTCGTAAAATGGTCTCATATTTTTGTATTTCATTTGAAAATAAGGTGCGAGATTCTTTTTTGAAATCCTCTATAGCTCTATTTAATCTTGCTTTTTGAATAGTCGGCAATGAATTTACAAGCAATTCTCTAAATGTATTTTCAAATTTCTCTCGGAGAACTGGAGTGTCAAGAGAGTATGGGAAAAATCTTGTCGTAAATA belongs to Paenibacillus sp. FSL H8-0079 and includes:
- a CDS encoding dynamin family protein produces the protein MKDFDLKALREKLGYTQVELASALQCGQDYISRMESNPGNMSLEFFMDLCSVVRMLPNDVLSNFKLEQPKALDIPNVYAEEALKKEALKYYIAPKMEEFSKNSECRTAINKISELDEIVNIYGAKPLVALLGPSDAGKSTMINSLTGIDALLSQWTPTTSSTVYVKHIDDKPAWMGENNASIFKAEAHDKGWNSRKIHDMEYCREHILHIGNYNILEKYCNRTSDKSHKDVDSAVVYLDSNILLSCDIVDLPGFGTEEMDDTLKAQRAKDEADIVLFLCQSNSFLNKHSDILFLKDVIRTLPIINTKEVPLLSNLFVIASQAHIVGPEKIAQVIETRSMAFSEQLSDELIKQIFNIDKRTFVEIFTTRFFPYSLDTPVLREKFENTFRELLVNSLPTIQKARLNRAIEDFKKESRTLFSNEIQKYETILRDRENSKKEYEKAVREKPHKFDEINSLRNQLISFIDKSHENNILEIKLWEKENITEKFIVDLINEKKYDKKQAKEYLLSNISDLYYAKMQEILKGSVSEFNTMLTQFFEDVEKKVNSLSKITVGNVQIPFDFKGALAGGIAGASILGGLGLWAATVGNLGGYILVAKGVSLLSALGISVGGTAAAASFVAMIGGPITIGIALALGVFAIASSLFGDGWKKRLAKVVVKTLEKENVISSYSDAITKFWDDSKTGLNEVVEEILNKIDLHLENLNTIIETNNPKTIEDMIALNRDLEDFFGHLPWEGSEKPVLSTGDVK